The following are from one region of the Paenibacillus sp. genome:
- a CDS encoding alpha-amylase family protein produces the protein MRQKAGEENPWYRRTLRWGQTNLTEMDPQLCDFAWWRSYWKETKVQGLIVNAGGIVAYYPSDFALQYRAEGLGERDLFGDFVRVAREEGLVVLARMDINRATKAFYDAQPDWFVVDAEGVPPTSDGRYFSCINSDYYKTFIPEVLREIVTKYGPEGFTDNSWTGYTKQVCHCVNCKKKFKFETGFDLPAAKDWGDPAYREWVRWSYGCRLENWDLFNRVTMEAGGKDCLWLGMVNANPIHTHGFFYDLKDIGERSKIIMCDHQSRDSLNGFEQNGMNGQLLQSVSDWDVVVPESMANYVRGVRTFRQGSNPPLETRLWMLEGIAGGISPWYHHIGAVQEDRRQYENAVPVMQWHEANEAYLYDRAPAATVGLVWSQMNTSFFGRDEIEEQVALPWHGFARALTRARIPYIPVHADQIGKHAGALKTLILPDVAAMTDAQCEAVASFVEAGGSLIVTGASGTLDGLGEPRDRFPLEDLLGISHLYEMEGSVGKQSSEWSYYGAHNYFRLPKDRHPVLAGFENTDILPFGGKVHRVRANGSTLQPIATYIPSYPIYPPEFSWMRVPQTDVPVLFAGRHQAGGRLFYFAGDVDRCYGRTHLPDLGDLLAAAVRWASEESLPLQVEGPGYLDCRLYRQEGRLVLHIVNLSGSNQHGYVEEYYPVGPLTVSVKADGFEPTRGKLRVAGGETMLERKGGWVTLRVDAVRDHELIVFE, from the coding sequence ATGCGGCAGAAGGCTGGGGAAGAAAACCCGTGGTATCGGCGCACGCTGCGCTGGGGGCAGACGAATTTGACGGAGATGGATCCGCAGTTATGCGATTTTGCTTGGTGGAGGTCTTATTGGAAAGAAACAAAGGTGCAGGGGTTGATCGTCAACGCCGGCGGGATCGTCGCGTATTACCCGAGCGACTTCGCGCTGCAGTACCGGGCTGAGGGGCTTGGAGAGCGCGATTTATTCGGCGACTTCGTTCGCGTTGCGCGCGAGGAAGGGTTGGTCGTGTTAGCCCGTATGGACATCAATCGTGCGACGAAAGCGTTCTACGACGCTCAGCCGGATTGGTTTGTTGTCGATGCGGAAGGCGTGCCGCCAACGTCTGACGGTAGGTATTTTTCGTGCATCAACAGCGATTATTACAAAACGTTCATCCCTGAGGTGTTGAGGGAGATCGTTACCAAGTACGGACCGGAGGGATTCACCGACAACAGCTGGACCGGCTACACGAAGCAGGTGTGCCATTGTGTAAATTGCAAGAAGAAATTCAAGTTCGAGACGGGCTTCGATCTGCCGGCGGCGAAGGATTGGGGCGATCCCGCTTATCGGGAATGGGTACGCTGGAGCTACGGCTGCCGGTTGGAAAATTGGGATTTGTTCAACCGCGTCACGATGGAAGCGGGCGGGAAGGACTGTCTGTGGCTCGGCATGGTGAACGCGAATCCGATTCACACGCACGGTTTTTTCTACGATTTGAAGGACATCGGCGAGCGGTCCAAGATTATAATGTGCGACCACCAATCCCGCGACTCCCTGAACGGCTTCGAACAGAACGGCATGAACGGCCAGCTGCTTCAGAGCGTCTCCGATTGGGACGTCGTCGTGCCCGAGAGTATGGCTAATTACGTTCGCGGCGTTCGGACGTTCCGACAAGGCAGCAATCCGCCGCTCGAGACGCGGCTGTGGATGCTGGAGGGGATCGCGGGCGGCATCTCCCCTTGGTATCATCATATCGGCGCGGTGCAGGAGGATCGCCGGCAATACGAGAACGCGGTACCGGTCATGCAGTGGCACGAGGCGAATGAAGCGTATTTGTACGACCGCGCTCCCGCCGCAACCGTAGGTCTTGTCTGGAGCCAGATGAACACCTCGTTCTTCGGAAGGGACGAGATCGAAGAGCAAGTCGCGCTGCCATGGCACGGCTTCGCAAGAGCATTGACGCGCGCGCGGATCCCTTACATCCCCGTGCATGCGGATCAGATCGGCAAGCACGCGGGCGCGCTGAAGACGCTGATATTGCCGGATGTGGCGGCGATGACCGATGCGCAGTGCGAAGCGGTCGCCAGCTTCGTCGAAGCCGGCGGGAGCTTGATCGTCACGGGGGCTTCCGGGACGTTGGACGGCCTCGGAGAGCCGCGCGATCGCTTCCCGTTGGAGGACTTGCTCGGCATCTCGCATCTCTACGAGATGGAAGGCTCCGTCGGGAAACAATCCTCCGAATGGTCTTACTACGGGGCTCACAACTACTTTAGATTACCCAAGGACCGGCATCCCGTTCTGGCGGGCTTCGAAAACACGGATATTTTGCCGTTCGGGGGCAAGGTGCATCGGGTACGGGCCAACGGCTCGACGCTGCAGCCGATCGCGACGTATATTCCGTCCTATCCGATCTATCCGCCGGAGTTCAGCTGGATGCGGGTGCCGCAGACGGACGTCCCCGTGCTGTTCGCCGGACGGCACCAGGCGGGCGGACGGCTGTTCTACTTCGCCGGCGACGTCGATCGCTGCTATGGTCGTACGCACTTGCCGGATCTGGGAGATCTGCTGGCGGCCGCCGTAAGATGGGCCTCGGAAGAGAGTCTGCCGCTTCAAGTAGAGGGGCCCGGGTATTTGGATTGCAGGCTGTATCGGCAGGAAGGCCGACTGGTGCTGCATATCGTGAACCTCAGCGGAAGCAATCAACATGGGTACGTCGAAGAATATTACCCGGTCGGTCCGTTGACCGTCTCGGTGAAGGCGGACGGCTTCGAGCCGACGCGCGGGAAGCTGCGGGTGGCCGGAGGAGAGACGATGCTGGAACGCAAAGGCGGTTGGGTGACGCTGCGCGTAGATGCCGTGCGAGACCATGAATTGATCGTGTTCGAGTAA
- a CDS encoding extracellular solute-binding protein, whose translation MRSVFALILAFAMFVTFAVGCSNDSKGDAGGGESATKSEGKTPAPANAENLDPLSAAADNVIIEAELAATETPEYFANTPTFEYVVNFGVTPLKEGSFGQRYFEKKFNVKLKFVTLDGADRKEQLNLMYATGTVPDLVTLTLGDIPEYTKQGVLAEVPLDMVKEHMPVYSQNIEKFDPQLFNITKVDGKNMGLARLKPNGGVPRGAVIRADWLEKVGITKVPETIEELEAAFLKFRNEDPDGNGKKDTYALSNPSNFAGHYWFHSIFGAFGANPFIWVERNGQLQFGFTTPEVKEALKTLNRWYEAGIIDPEFITDNGRSSDVEDIATKFAKAKLGYADQLSFDDHQWDNDGHISFRWTANSPEWQAFFEEHKDDPAKAYQYGIFTDFNDSVPQPIYISMPPVKGPGGHQGYYREGYQDSVFGFGKNLENDPQKLEKLLKIMEYLHVDEDAHITQSWGPEGLMWISDESGQRQLNPEWAKHELFHPQYKHLGVNWLSNPMNWTNPDFLALWGPRDVQRYELTANVMAKFPYYENMLKVGLPSQAKYSELLDTRIKEYVVKAIAGDVDVDGTFDATVQKWYQDGGEQLTKEANEWYANVK comes from the coding sequence ATGCGAAGCGTATTCGCGCTCATCCTGGCCTTCGCGATGTTCGTGACGTTCGCGGTCGGGTGCTCCAACGATTCCAAGGGCGATGCGGGAGGCGGCGAATCGGCAACGAAGTCGGAAGGAAAGACGCCGGCGCCCGCGAACGCCGAGAATCTCGATCCGCTCTCGGCAGCGGCGGACAACGTCATCATTGAAGCGGAGCTGGCGGCGACCGAGACGCCGGAATACTTCGCCAATACGCCGACGTTCGAATACGTCGTCAACTTCGGGGTTACACCTCTGAAGGAAGGCTCCTTCGGGCAGCGTTACTTCGAGAAAAAGTTTAACGTGAAGTTGAAGTTCGTCACGTTAGACGGCGCCGATCGGAAGGAACAGCTTAACTTAATGTACGCCACAGGAACGGTTCCGGATCTCGTCACGCTTACGCTCGGAGACATTCCCGAATATACGAAGCAGGGTGTCCTGGCCGAGGTGCCGTTGGACATGGTGAAAGAGCATATGCCCGTTTATTCGCAGAATATCGAGAAGTTCGACCCGCAGCTGTTCAATATCACGAAGGTCGACGGCAAGAACATGGGCCTCGCGCGCTTGAAGCCGAACGGCGGGGTGCCTCGCGGAGCGGTCATTCGGGCGGATTGGCTGGAGAAAGTCGGCATTACGAAGGTGCCCGAGACGATCGAGGAGTTGGAGGCGGCCTTCTTGAAATTCCGCAACGAAGACCCTGATGGGAATGGAAAAAAGGATACGTACGCCCTGTCGAATCCGAGCAACTTCGCAGGTCATTATTGGTTCCACTCGATCTTCGGCGCCTTCGGGGCGAATCCGTTCATCTGGGTGGAACGGAACGGGCAGCTGCAATTCGGCTTTACGACGCCGGAAGTGAAGGAAGCACTGAAGACGCTGAATCGTTGGTACGAAGCCGGAATCATCGATCCGGAATTCATTACGGACAACGGCCGAAGCAGCGACGTGGAGGATATCGCGACGAAATTCGCAAAGGCGAAGCTCGGGTACGCCGACCAGTTAAGCTTTGACGACCATCAATGGGATAACGACGGCCATATCAGCTTCCGATGGACAGCGAATTCTCCGGAGTGGCAGGCGTTCTTCGAGGAGCATAAAGACGATCCTGCGAAAGCTTATCAGTATGGCATCTTCACCGACTTCAACGATTCCGTGCCGCAGCCGATCTACATCAGCATGCCGCCGGTGAAAGGACCGGGGGGCCATCAAGGCTACTATCGCGAGGGCTACCAAGATTCGGTATTCGGCTTCGGCAAGAACCTTGAGAACGATCCGCAGAAGCTCGAGAAGCTGCTGAAGATCATGGAATACCTCCATGTGGACGAGGACGCGCACATTACGCAAAGCTGGGGTCCGGAAGGCTTGATGTGGATCTCCGACGAGTCGGGCCAGCGCCAGCTGAATCCGGAATGGGCGAAGCACGAGCTGTTCCACCCGCAATACAAGCATCTGGGCGTGAACTGGCTGTCGAACCCGATGAACTGGACGAATCCGGATTTCTTGGCGCTCTGGGGACCTCGGGACGTACAGCGTTACGAGCTGACCGCGAACGTTATGGCAAAATTCCCGTATTACGAAAACATGCTGAAGGTCGGTCTTCCTTCGCAGGCAAAATATTCGGAATTACTCGATACGCGAATCAAGGAATACGTCGTGAAGGCGATCGCCGGCGACGTCGACGTCGACGGGACGTTCGACGCGACGGTTCAGAAGTGGTATCAGGACGGCGGCGAACAGCTGACCAAAGAAGCGAACGAGTGGTACGCGAACGTGAAGTAA
- a CDS encoding NAD(P)/FAD-dependent oxidoreductase, which translates to MNETPIHHTLIIIGAGASGLMAAVTARDLGIDTAIVEGNDRIGKKIAMTGDGRCNITNESTATGTDEAEALLRKYHGSQPDFPRAVLQQFGIRQTIDFFQVLGLPLTTLKEGFMYPMSLQAASVVDIFELALEDRNVPVYLGNKVVDVAVSQHHPRFTITCRTETEERVVYTSEYLFLCTGGLTGQNAGTDGSGYTLAKRMGHTLVEPVPAIVQLKVQYPHLKALSGIKIQGRAHILVKGKVVRSESGEIHFAEYGLSGPPILQLSRIASVHLAKGDAVTVSVDLMPGRTEEEVVEFLEMNWGTFAHRKVAESFTGFIHKKLIPVLLKEAGIDQEPDLLCQDLSWKTKGIFYKILKHWEFKVTDTHSFENAQSTTGGIATKELVADTLESKLVPGLYLAGEVMDVDGDFGGYNLQWAWSSGYVAAMALGKSIDR; encoded by the coding sequence ATGAATGAAACTCCCATTCACCACACGCTGATCATTATCGGCGCGGGTGCATCAGGATTGATGGCCGCCGTTACGGCGCGGGATCTCGGGATCGATACCGCTATTGTGGAGGGCAACGACCGGATCGGAAAGAAAATCGCCATGACGGGCGACGGCCGCTGCAACATTACGAACGAATCCACGGCGACGGGGACGGACGAAGCGGAGGCTTTATTGCGGAAGTATCACGGCAGTCAGCCTGATTTTCCGCGAGCTGTGCTGCAGCAATTCGGCATCCGTCAAACGATAGATTTTTTCCAGGTGCTCGGGCTTCCGCTTACTACGTTAAAAGAGGGTTTCATGTATCCGATGTCGCTGCAGGCTGCATCCGTAGTGGATATTTTCGAGCTTGCGCTGGAGGATCGGAACGTTCCGGTATACCTGGGCAATAAGGTCGTGGATGTGGCTGTATCGCAGCATCATCCGCGATTCACGATTACGTGCCGAACCGAGACAGAGGAACGAGTCGTTTACACAAGCGAGTACTTGTTTCTATGCACGGGCGGCCTGACCGGACAGAATGCGGGGACGGATGGCTCCGGTTATACGCTGGCGAAGCGTATGGGGCACACCTTGGTCGAGCCGGTGCCGGCCATCGTGCAGCTGAAGGTGCAATACCCGCATCTGAAGGCGCTGTCTGGCATCAAGATTCAAGGGCGAGCCCATATTCTCGTGAAAGGAAAGGTCGTCCGAAGCGAGTCCGGTGAAATTCATTTCGCCGAATACGGTCTCTCCGGCCCTCCCATCCTCCAGCTCAGTCGGATCGCTTCCGTACACCTCGCGAAAGGGGATGCCGTGACCGTGTCCGTCGACTTAATGCCGGGCCGCACGGAGGAAGAAGTCGTCGAATTTCTAGAAATGAACTGGGGGACGTTCGCGCACCGGAAGGTTGCGGAGTCCTTCACCGGTTTCATACACAAGAAGCTGATCCCCGTCTTGCTGAAGGAGGCGGGAATCGATCAAGAACCGGACCTGCTCTGCCAGGATCTCTCGTGGAAAACCAAAGGGATCTTTTATAAAATATTGAAGCATTGGGAATTCAAAGTAACAGACACCCATAGCTTCGAGAACGCGCAATCGACAACCGGCGGCATAGCTACGAAGGAACTCGTCGCGGACACGTTGGAATCCAAGCTTGTGCCTGGGCTGTACTTAGCCGGCGAGGTGATGGACGTCGACGGCGACTTCGGCGGCTACAACCTGCAGTGGGCTTGGAGCTCCGGGTATGTGGCTGCGATGGCGCTCGGGAAATCTATCGACAGATAA
- a CDS encoding NAD(P)/FAD-dependent oxidoreductase, whose protein sequence is MNESPASKYHELFIIGAGASGLMAAVTARDLGIDVGIIESNDRVGKKVLTTGNGRCNITNLSTTKGSDEAVALSHKYHSNQPEFPLPVLKQFGVRQTIEFFNALGLPLVSIENGRMYPMSLQAASVLEIFRIALEDRNVPIYFKTKVLDVKVSKDHPRFTMVCQSETEGEVVYTSNYLFLCTGGLTAPKTGTDGSGYTLAQRLGHSLIDPVPGIVQLKLDYPYLKELSGIKFEGLGHIIVNGECIRSEYGEILFTDYGASGPPILQLSRKAAYELKKGEEVTLSLEIMPERTEEEVVDFLENHWAMFGHRTVAASFIGILNKKLIPVLLKEAGIDQEPNLLCQDLTWKTKKILFRLMKQWDFTVVDTNGFNNAQTTAGGIDTTELKAGSLESKLVPGLYLAGEVMDVDGDCGGYNLQWAWSSGYAAAMALADQLTGVAE, encoded by the coding sequence ATGAATGAATCACCAGCTTCAAAATACCACGAGCTATTCATTATCGGCGCAGGCGCTTCCGGTCTCATGGCCGCCGTTACCGCGCGAGACCTAGGGATCGATGTCGGGATTATTGAAAGCAATGACCGGGTCGGAAAGAAGGTATTGACGACCGGCAACGGGCGCTGCAACATAACGAACCTATCCACGACGAAAGGGTCGGACGAAGCGGTCGCCTTATCGCACAAATATCACAGCAATCAACCGGAGTTTCCGCTCCCTGTGCTGAAGCAGTTCGGCGTCCGACAGACGATCGAATTTTTCAACGCGCTAGGCCTTCCCCTGGTCTCCATCGAGAACGGCCGGATGTATCCGATGTCGCTGCAGGCGGCGTCGGTCCTGGAAATTTTCCGAATTGCGCTGGAGGACCGGAACGTTCCGATCTATTTTAAGACCAAAGTGTTAGATGTGAAGGTGTCGAAGGATCATCCGCGATTCACGATGGTGTGCCAGTCGGAAACAGAGGGAGAGGTTGTGTATACAAGCAACTATCTCTTCCTCTGTACTGGCGGTCTGACCGCTCCGAAAACCGGAACGGACGGCTCCGGTTACACGCTTGCCCAGCGGCTGGGACATAGCTTGATCGATCCGGTGCCGGGCATCGTGCAATTGAAGCTGGACTATCCGTACTTGAAGGAGCTGTCCGGCATCAAATTCGAGGGACTGGGCCATATCATCGTGAACGGCGAATGCATTCGCAGCGAATACGGGGAAATTTTGTTTACGGACTACGGCGCCTCCGGCCCTCCGATTCTCCAATTAAGCCGCAAGGCTGCGTACGAGCTGAAAAAAGGGGAAGAGGTTACCTTATCCCTGGAGATCATGCCGGAGCGTACGGAAGAAGAGGTCGTCGATTTTCTGGAAAACCACTGGGCGATGTTCGGGCATCGGACGGTTGCGGCTTCCTTCATCGGCATCCTCAATAAGAAGCTGATTCCTGTTCTGCTGAAAGAGGCGGGCATCGATCAAGAGCCGAACCTGCTATGTCAGGATTTGACGTGGAAAACGAAGAAAATTTTGTTCCGCCTCATGAAGCAGTGGGATTTCACGGTGGTGGACACTAATGGCTTCAACAATGCGCAAACGACCGCCGGCGGCATCGATACGACGGAGCTGAAAGCAGGGTCCCTAGAATCCAAGCTCGTCCCGGGACTTTATCTTGCTGGCGAGGTTATGGACGTAGATGGGGACTGCGGCGGCTACAATCTGCAATGGGCGTGGAGCTCCGGTTACGCAGCCGCGATGGCGCTTGCGGATCAACTTACGGGGGTCGCGGAGTGA
- a CDS encoding sigma-54-dependent Fis family transcriptional regulator, translating to MGIKTLVIAPYRGLAELVANMAPELGDFDITILQGDLTEVLPSLKQYEEEGYEMIISRGGTARLVREHTSIPLTEIKVSGFDIMRLLTLIRGYQVKIEMIGFPNIIESVVAVANLMEIELPFTTIRHESEVPGALEVAKQKGAKVIIGDTVTVRYASEAGLQGVLITSGRESVLEAFHDARNLHRVVQSHQARSEALADVMDRMGTGILLADEQGAVEYVNAAFYELMGIGPQELKERSLFDRFPHVQSMLQDLQKESLSELPMKLYDPGQQQISIAGGVVRPTTGRPKYYLFVKSTEEKEEDISVLYPQKFIGSFPQLILSGAAFHQPMEEAIRRLEKGYPVVVYGERGTGKRLFAGALYDKIGSREGNLVEIHVKRGTDAAFERLKRFVFGAGGDTVLYIRGIESYPVPLQRQLVEIVKESKVRIVFSFVKSPQQLREEVRLDNGLYGMLAADVIEMPPLRERIGELEEYVRSFIVKYNERYGKQIVGVRPAAMEALRRHPWNGNILELKSVIKASVKAATGAFIEEEALDLLARSESSGSGIALAGASGRRLDLERPLEEIEKDIIRIVMEEENHNQSKAAKRLGINRSTLWRKIKEIEGGE from the coding sequence ATGGGAATTAAAACATTGGTGATTGCGCCTTATAGAGGGTTGGCGGAACTTGTCGCGAATATGGCCCCCGAATTGGGAGACTTCGACATCACGATTTTGCAGGGCGATTTGACGGAGGTGCTGCCTTCTTTAAAGCAATACGAAGAAGAAGGATACGAGATGATTATTAGCCGAGGGGGGACCGCCCGTCTCGTTCGGGAGCATACGTCGATTCCGCTCACCGAAATCAAAGTATCGGGATTCGATATTATGCGGCTGCTGACTTTGATCCGAGGCTATCAAGTGAAGATAGAGATGATTGGCTTTCCGAATATTATCGAAAGCGTTGTCGCGGTCGCCAATCTCATGGAGATCGAGCTTCCGTTCACGACGATCCGTCACGAAAGCGAAGTGCCAGGCGCCTTGGAGGTAGCGAAACAGAAGGGCGCGAAGGTGATTATCGGCGATACGGTCACGGTAAGGTACGCCAGCGAGGCAGGGCTTCAGGGCGTGCTGATCACGTCGGGAAGGGAATCGGTGCTAGAAGCGTTCCACGATGCAAGAAATTTGCACCGGGTCGTACAGAGCCACCAAGCGCGGAGCGAAGCGCTTGCCGACGTGATGGACCGGATGGGGACGGGCATCCTTCTTGCCGATGAACAAGGCGCCGTGGAATACGTGAATGCTGCATTTTACGAACTCATGGGCATCGGTCCCCAAGAGTTGAAGGAACGCAGCTTGTTCGACCGGTTCCCCCATGTGCAGTCGATGCTGCAGGACCTCCAAAAGGAGTCTCTCAGCGAACTGCCTATGAAGTTATACGATCCAGGTCAACAGCAGATCTCGATCGCGGGGGGCGTGGTTCGTCCGACGACGGGAAGACCCAAGTATTATTTATTCGTGAAATCGACCGAGGAGAAGGAAGAAGATATTAGCGTATTGTATCCGCAAAAATTCATCGGCTCTTTCCCTCAGTTGATTTTGTCCGGGGCCGCGTTCCATCAGCCGATGGAAGAGGCGATTCGCCGGCTGGAGAAGGGATACCCCGTCGTCGTTTACGGCGAAAGAGGGACCGGGAAGCGTCTGTTCGCCGGCGCGCTGTACGACAAGATCGGCAGCAGAGAAGGAAATTTAGTGGAAATTCATGTGAAACGAGGGACGGATGCGGCGTTCGAGCGGTTAAAGCGGTTCGTGTTCGGCGCGGGGGGCGATACGGTCCTGTATATCCGTGGGATCGAATCGTATCCGGTCCCGCTGCAGCGTCAACTCGTCGAGATCGTGAAAGAGTCGAAAGTGCGAATCGTATTCTCTTTCGTGAAGTCCCCGCAGCAGCTTAGGGAAGAAGTTCGGCTTGACAACGGGCTGTACGGGATGTTGGCAGCCGACGTCATCGAGATGCCGCCGCTTCGCGAACGGATCGGGGAGCTCGAGGAGTACGTTCGCTCGTTCATCGTGAAATATAACGAAAGATACGGCAAACAGATCGTCGGCGTTCGCCCGGCTGCGATGGAAGCGCTGCGAAGGCACCCCTGGAACGGCAATATTTTGGAGCTCAAGAGTGTGATCAAAGCGTCCGTAAAGGCCGCCACCGGCGCTTTCATCGAGGAGGAGGCTTTGGATCTGCTTGCGCGGTCCGAGTCCTCCGGAAGCGGGATTGCGCTTGCCGGCGCCTCGGGACGGCGGCTCGATTTGGAACGTCCGCTCGAAGAGATCGAGAAGGATATTATTCGGATCGTCATGGAAGAGGAGAATCATAACCAATCGAAAGCGGCTAAGCGGCTCGGCATTAATCGTTCCACGCTTTGGAGGAAAATTAAAGAAATTGAAGGCGGCGAATAG
- a CDS encoding iron-containing alcohol dehydrogenase — MNPYVFQTAQRIVAGAHTFERIVDHLQPFAGQSAFVVAQPSMRRQGFLKRLQSACESLGISFRVSLEIQPEPTVDNIESVFRDMLEGPCDFVVGLGGGSVLDAAKLLSVLNTNPLGIRDMLGINKVTAPGLPTVLIPSTSGTGSEVTPNAIVTFPEEEVKIGVVSPYLLPKLVVLDPVLTLGLPPAITAATGMDAFTHALESFISTKANPFSDMLALESIRRISGSIERAYRNGDDLEAREAMLLGSMYGGMALTCAGTAAVHAMAYPIGGKFHVAHGVANSMLLPHVMEFNLDAIEVKLSQVAAAMGLEPTAEAALRQIREWTRALEIPQDLSTYGVREEHLADLAVAASRVTRLMENNPKSMTVSDIESIYRKLL, encoded by the coding sequence ATGAATCCGTACGTATTTCAAACCGCACAGCGTATCGTAGCAGGTGCGCATACTTTCGAGCGCATCGTCGATCATCTGCAGCCGTTCGCCGGGCAATCGGCCTTCGTCGTTGCGCAGCCATCGATGCGAAGGCAAGGATTTTTGAAACGGCTGCAATCGGCGTGCGAAAGCTTGGGCATCTCGTTCCGCGTATCGCTTGAGATCCAGCCGGAGCCGACCGTCGATAACATCGAATCCGTCTTTCGCGACATGCTCGAGGGCCCTTGCGATTTCGTCGTCGGTCTTGGCGGAGGGAGCGTGCTCGACGCGGCGAAGCTGCTGTCGGTGCTGAATACGAATCCGCTGGGAATTCGGGATATGCTCGGCATTAACAAGGTGACGGCGCCGGGGCTGCCGACCGTGCTCATCCCGTCGACATCCGGTACGGGCTCGGAGGTGACCCCGAATGCGATCGTCACGTTCCCGGAGGAAGAAGTCAAGATCGGTGTCGTAAGCCCCTACTTGCTGCCGAAGCTTGTCGTGCTCGATCCGGTGCTCACGTTAGGGCTGCCTCCGGCAATTACCGCAGCGACCGGGATGGATGCGTTCACGCATGCGCTGGAATCATTCATTTCAACGAAGGCGAATCCCTTCAGCGACATGCTGGCGCTGGAATCGATCCGCCGGATCTCGGGAAGCATTGAACGCGCCTATCGGAATGGGGACGATCTAGAGGCACGCGAAGCGATGCTCCTCGGATCGATGTACGGGGGCATGGCGTTAACGTGTGCGGGAACGGCGGCCGTGCACGCGATGGCGTATCCGATCGGCGGAAAGTTCCACGTCGCGCACGGCGTGGCGAACTCCATGCTGTTGCCTCACGTGATGGAGTTCAATCTGGACGCAATCGAGGTCAAGCTGTCGCAGGTCGCCGCGGCGATGGGGCTGGAGCCGACGGCCGAAGCGGCGCTTCGCCAAATTCGGGAGTGGACGCGGGCGCTCGAGATTCCGCAAGACCTATCGACGTACGGCGTTCGGGAGGAGCATCTTGCCGATTTGGCCGTCGCGGCTTCGCGCGTGACCCGATTGATGGAGAACAATCCGAAGTCGATGACGGTGTCGGATATCGAAAGCATTTATAGAAAGCTGCTTTAG
- a CDS encoding four-carbon acid sugar kinase family protein has translation MKIAIIADDLTGANDTGVHLAKRGLAASVLLDYRLPSASKRDVFVLDTDSRSLSREEAYDRVKDACERLRLHDRPEALVYKKIDSTFRGNIGAEFDAVYDVFAPDFIAIAPSFPKLGRVVKNGSLFVNGVPLHRTDAARDPKNPISGSSLGELLSGQTARAVATIPTDALNEGTNAIRERLERLKREGVPYLLFDAETETDLQRVAAAFDGTPYRIVWAGSAGLANELTLRRFGDGPVVRQAPPPIPGPVLILVGSVSTASRRQLDALMRRPDVTGIEMEAVAALSPDGRAQAIEAVTALAEAAYRTKKHVVLYSSGSPEDVAKAQDAGRRRGMDDNQVSDAISGALGETAARIVRSYRIRNLVLTGGDTAKQACLRLGAGEIELIDEIEPGVPLGRLFGADGIYVVTKAGGFGADDVLVRALELFQGGVAEWNPLSG, from the coding sequence GTGAAGATCGCCATCATTGCGGACGACTTGACGGGAGCAAACGATACAGGCGTACATCTCGCGAAGCGGGGGCTGGCCGCTTCCGTGCTTTTGGATTACCGGCTGCCCTCCGCGTCGAAGCGGGATGTCTTCGTCCTGGATACCGACAGTCGTTCGCTCTCAAGGGAGGAAGCCTACGATCGCGTGAAAGACGCGTGCGAACGGCTTCGTCTTCACGACCGCCCGGAAGCGCTCGTATATAAGAAGATCGATTCTACGTTTCGCGGGAACATCGGGGCGGAATTCGACGCGGTGTACGACGTCTTCGCGCCGGATTTCATTGCGATCGCCCCTTCGTTCCCGAAGCTTGGCAGAGTGGTGAAGAACGGCTCTTTGTTCGTAAACGGAGTGCCGCTTCACCGAACGGACGCGGCTCGCGACCCGAAAAATCCAATTTCGGGCTCTTCGCTCGGGGAACTGCTCAGCGGGCAGACCGCCAGAGCGGTCGCGACGATTCCGACCGACGCGCTGAACGAAGGGACGAACGCCATAAGGGAACGACTGGAGCGGCTGAAGCGGGAGGGCGTTCCGTACCTGCTGTTCGATGCGGAAACCGAGACGGATTTGCAACGGGTCGCCGCGGCGTTCGACGGGACTCCATACCGGATCGTCTGGGCGGGGTCGGCGGGGCTCGCGAATGAGCTGACCCTCCGGCGCTTCGGCGATGGGCCGGTCGTCCGGCAAGCCCCGCCGCCGATTCCCGGTCCGGTGTTGATCCTCGTCGGGAGCGTCAGCACGGCGTCGCGGAGGCAACTCGATGCGCTGATGCGCCGCCCCGATGTCACGGGGATCGAGATGGAAGCGGTCGCGGCGCTGAGCCCCGACGGCAGAGCGCAAGCGATCGAAGCCGTTACGGCGCTCGCCGAAGCCGCTTACCGAACGAAGAAGCACGTCGTTCTCTACTCTTCCGGTTCGCCGGAGGACGTAGCGAAGGCGCAGGACGCCGGCAGGCGTCGGGGCATGGACGACAATCAAGTCAGCGATGCGATTAGCGGGGCGCTCGGAGAGACGGCTGCGCGGATCGTTCGGTCGTACCGCATCCGGAATCTTGTGCTGACCGGGGGCGATACGGCCAAACAAGCGTGCCTTCGACTCGGGGCGGGCGAAATCGAGCTGATCGACGAGATCGAACCGGGCGTTCCGCTAGGCCGACTATTCGGTGCGGACGGTATCTATGTCGTCACGAAAGCGGGCGGTTTCGGGGCGGACGATGTATTGGTGCGGGCGTTGGAATTATTTCAGGGAGGTGTTGCGGAATGGAACCCGTTATCGGGATAA